The Apium graveolens cultivar Ventura chromosome 3, ASM990537v1, whole genome shotgun sequence sequence tttcaagaaaatacaATATAGTAAGTTAATTTTAAGAGAAAAATGACATTAAAAAATTTAGGATAATAAAAATATGGTATGTTTATTTGAAGAGAAAGTAGAAATTTTAGGAGAATATAATAATGGTAGGTTGATTTCAAAAATCTTAATGGAAGCTTTTATATAAACTTTAGGATAATATTTAAGGAGAAAGTATAAGTTTTAGAAGAATATTATGATGGtaaattgatttaaaaaatcTTAATGGGAGATGTTATAGAAAATTTAGGAGATTGATGATAATATATTTAAGAGAATATAAGTTAAATATAGTGAATTTTATTTCTACTTTTACATATACTTGGATTTTATTTTCTATAAAATTTAGGAGATTGATGATAATATATTTAAGAGAATATAAGTTAAATATAGTGAATTTTATTTCTACTTTTACATATACTTGGATTTTATTTTCTATAATATAGGACATAAACAAGCAAGTTCTAACTTTGCAGTGAACTTGAAATTAAGATAGGAAATTATGAAGAAAGTACATGGAATTCGTGATCAGTTCGAAAATAATGTGAGAATAACCCCCGGGTCCGTGAAAAAGCTTAAAAGGAGGCCAAGTTAAAAGAGTAAAAACCTGGGACAAAAACGCTCCACAATGAATGCAAAATGTGAAGGACAGGGACATGGTTCATGTGGAAAATTAATACAGACTAGGCAATCCAACACTTTTAACATAGGAGGAGAAAAGGTGCAGTAATTTGCGGACATGATTTATTCGACACCGACATTCACGTAGGGTCCCCCATACCTTTCTTATAAGAAAATGTTATTTATGGAGACCAAAAATATGTAAAAATACAAAACTGTTCCCTGAATCAATTAAATAATTCTCAGCTGAGGATTAATGTAATAATTTGATCTTTTAATTTTTTAAGCTCCGAAAACTAAAACAAACTCAAAATATAACATTCCCCTTCTTATATTCTCTTTCTCTTATTTTTTCTCCTCgtaaatagtagtctataaaaataattttctccTACAGTTTCTAATCTAAAATATCTATGGGTGGTACTATAAAaacaaaaattattaaaattattatcttgttatttctttttgcaatttcaatattaaaaaaaaatataaattaataataaaaaatcaCAGATGCACCTttttatatttttcaaaaaatgaCAGATTTTTTATTACCTTTATAAAATCGTATTTTTGAAAGAttatatttttgtaaataaaaattaaaaaatatcatataaattTAAAAAAGTTAATTTCCGAAAAACCTCTAAAATTTATGGGATAGAAGATAgaattacaaaaataaataaattaaacgGCATTAAACGAAAACGGAAGAAATAAAAAATCTTGGATGCGGAATATCCGAAGAGCATCGACATAACCCCGTATATGTGCAAATACGCAAATACCCGCTGGGACATTTTAAGATCTGAAAACACGTGAGTTTACAGCCCATTAACAATTCAAACGTTGGTTGTCACCTACTCACATCATGCTAGGCCATCTTCTCTCAACTCTCTACAAACGTATCAACGCCACGTATTTAGTTGAAAAGTTTCATGTGGGACCGAATAAAATATATGGGACCCGCATCATTAGTCATCACTCTACCACTACTCACATGAGAAACGAAGATCCGAAAGGGGTAGCGTGTGTAATTCAAACTAAAACATCCTCTTTCCACAGATCACATCCAAATTACTCTTACATTCAAATTCAACCCAATTCAAACTCTTAACTTAAATTACTACTATATGTTAAGAAATTTATATGGAAAAATATAATGTTGAATATTATTCACGACAAATTAATGCACATGTTTATTTCTATTTTTTGGTAACTATAAAGTAATTGAGAAGGCTCTTGACaaaaaaaaagaatttttttttaagtttgtttgtgattttattatatatatatttttaatatttttagaaaaatcataaaaaaaattataaatttatttacgATTTTactatatttaatttttttataaaaatacgaTTTATAACCAAAATCAATCATATATATAACTTATTTTATATATTATGAAAAATTGCTGAAATTTTATTTGATTGCGTTGGGTTGCATCGGTTGTATATATTTGCAAAATCATATTtttgtataaatattttaaaacCAGAAATTAAAAGGTCAttttttgcaaaaaaataaaCTTCAGAAAACCTCTACTTTTTTATCGTGGAAaaaatttatgaattataatttcttttcattttttccAAATTAAATACACAATATACCAAAAAATCCTTATCTCGCCCAATCACACACTTACACATGTCTAACACAGCGAAATATGTGGTCACCGCAAAATCAAAACGTacaaaaatttaacaaaaaaagGGGCGAAAAGTAGAATAAAAATTAAACTCCTCACGCGGTTTGAATTTCACTCACAATAAAAATCTCGAAAAATAATCTTATAATTTACATTAAACTCAATCTCTTACTTACTCACCTATACACACACAAACTCTATATAAACACACCACCATCTTCACAATCCCAACTCAAAACCCCCCATCTCAAACTCAATCTCTCTCAAATCTTTTCAACAATGGCTGCTCCATCTCCCACACCCCTTTTGAAAGATGAGTTAGATATCGTGATCCCCACCATTCGAAATCTTGATTTTCTTGAGATGTGGAGGCCCTTTTTTGAACAATACCATTTGATTATTGTTCAAGATGGTGATCCTTCTAGGACTATTAAAGTGCCTCAAGGGTTTGATTATGAGTTGTATAATCGTAATGATATTAATAGGATTTTGGGTCCTAAGGCTTCTTGTATCTCTTTCAAAGACTCTGCTTGTAGGTGCTTTGGATACATGGTGTCTAAGAAGAAGTATATCTATACTATTGATGATGATTGCTTTGTAagtctttttttttgttttcttgattACCCTTTTTGTGGATTTTTGTAGTTTTGGTTCTTGATCTGGGTTTTGGGGGTTTATTTTGTTTATTAATCTTTAAAAGTTTTGATTTTTTGGAGGTTTTGGGTTGAATCTTGTAAAGTTGTGGTCTTTTCAGGGTTTTAGGTTTATGGGTTGGTGTAAGATTGGTTGTTTGACTTGGGGTTGACTATTGTTGTGTGTCTGTTGGTTTGGCTTGTAAGCACAGCAATTGCATTGCTTATCTGATTTGAGATTTCAATTTGTTGTTGTGAGGTTTATTTGTTTGAATCTGGATTCAAATTTTGTGGTTTAAATTAAAGTGTTAAATTTTGTGTTTTTTCTGCTCTGATTTATTTTAAGTCTGTTTTACATTAGATCTGCATCTGATCCAGTCTGTCGAAGCCTTATAATCACCTGTCCACTAGTCTGATCTCAATTACCATAGGTCTTTGTCAATTTATATTGTGTGTTGCTTTAAAATATAATCTGTTTATTTACCGAATGCGTACTTGGATCTCACATTGTCGAACCTGGGAATTGTGATGCTATATTTTGTTCTTTTGGAAGTCATCTGTGACATTGTGCAGTTTTTATGGTGTTTAAGTTGTTGTGTTTATTTCTGAACTTTGTATAGGTTGCCAAAGATCCATCTGGAAAAGATATCAATGCACTTGAGCAGCACATCAAGAACTTGCTAAGCCCCTCAACCCCATTGTTCTTCAACACCCTGTATGACCCTTACAGAGACGGTGCTGACTTTGTCCGTGGTTATCCCTTTAGCATGCGTGAGGGTGTCCCAACAGCTGTTTCCCATGGTCTTTGGCTCAACATCCCTGATTATGATGCCCCCACTCAGCTGGTTAAGCCCCGTGAGAGGAACACGAGGTAGAATGCTTATTTTGCTTTATTTTTCCTTAACTTTCAAATATGATTCTAATGCCTGATTTTAAACTTGATTCTTTTTCAGGTATGTTGATGCAGTGATGACCATACCGAAGGGGACTCTGTTCCCGATGTGTGGTATGAACTTGGGATTTGACCGTGAACTCATTGGCCCTGCAATGTACTTTGGACTCATGGGAGATGGTCAGCCAATTGGGCGTTACGACGACATGTGGGCTGGCTGGTGCATCAAggtaattattgtttaatttccTTAACATGCCCTTTATTGCTTTTGCTCATCGTCTGAAGtcttgattttttaaaatttgcaCAAGAACTATAAAGGTTTTTAACTTGTTATATAAACACAACGaaattttgtttaattttctTTGCCTACACTGATTGTCTATAGTCTTAATTCACATATTTTTCATGAAGGTCAAGCATTTAAAACTGAGTAATAATCTCACCAGCATTTCAGCTGACCAGAGACAGCATCTATATACACATTGGTAGTTACCTTATGCCTACTAACATTGGACATGTGTAGGTGATCTGCGACCACCTAGGTTTGGGTGTGAAGACAGGTCTGCCATACATCTGGCACAGCAAAGCAAGCAACCCCTTTGTCAACTTGAAGAAAGAATACAAAGGCATCTACTGGCAAGAGGAGATTATCCCCTTTTTCCAGGCCGCAACCCTGCCTAAGGAGTGCACCACCGTGCAACAGTGCTATCTCGAGCTTTCCAAGCAAGTGAAGGCAAAGCTTGGAAAGATTGATGAATATTTCATCAAGCTTTCAGATGCTATGGTTACCTGGATTGAAGCTTGGGATGAGTTGAACCCGTCAGatgcagcagcagcagcagaTGTTAAGGTAAAAAAGTAATCGACATTGTTCTGCTTCGGGAGAGGGAGAGGAAGAGAGAGACATAGACGTGGAATTCTTTTGCTTTCGAGGGTAATTAGGATCTTAACTTATGAACTTCACCCCTGTGGAGGGTATTATTTAGttgttatttttatttatttggaTAATTATGTATTGCTATACTTTTAGCATAATATTCGGAGAATTGTCTTATTTAATTTACTGTTGGGGTTCAGGAACATGTTTCCTCCTTGATTTATGCTAATGGTTGTTTTTATCTCTGATTTTAGTATCGGAACTATTTAGCCGGAAGGTTTTCTAATATTCTATCTGAAAATGCAATGGGTTGAAGGATGATACCCAATATAGATTACGCGGGAATAAAAACATAGAACTTTCATAAACGATGATAATGAAGAACATTGATCTCGAAATTTTCCAGATATGATTTTACCGTTGATTAGGACGACACATTCTTCCTACTGTATATTTGTTTTTTATAAAGGATGTTTTCGGGAGTTCCTGCAGAGTGGAATCATGCAGTAAAAAACATGTACATTTGACAAATAAGTCTTGGGAAATCTTATACCAAGAGCATTTCAAAAGACTAGTTATAcaagttttaaattttaaaataagaaaTTTGATATAAATATCAGTATAAGAGATTAGCTATTTATTGCTTAAACATTTGAAATACTTTTTTTAACCATATTTGTAAGAAACTTTATCTCTAGGACTAGAACATCAATGATtgattaaaataataaaaaataatagtTGACTGTATTATACAGAATGAAAAAATATTTTGACTCCAATAATGTTATGTATAGTtgttatatattaaaaaaaattattcctATTAGTAGAAGGTAAGTTAAGTTGTGAGATGATAATATAATAAAtctaaaatattaattaaaaatggTAAATTGCACGAGTtttagagagtagaaaaacgTATACACGTACACATGAGAGATAGCACTTATATACAATGAGAAAGAACACACATGAGGAAGAAAGAAGACATGGAGAAAAGCGGCGGAGAGGAAACATTCTAGAATTTTATATTCTTTACTTCACTTTTCTTTATTGTTAAATTGATATTATGTCTTTATTATTGTATTTAATATTGTCTTTTGTGATGTTTAACTAAATTGTTTCTAAGCCTCCTCTGATAAATACGTGTGTTAATATATAAAATCATTTCAAGTTCTCTATTTTGGTGTTTATTACAATTGCTTGCTTATAGTCTTTTATGTTCATTGATATTTAAGAAGTGATCAATCCTGAAATTGATTTGATAATTTAGGCACACTTGAAAAAGAAAGCCTAAATAAAGATATATTCACTATAACTTGAAACTGATGTTAGGTTAATTAGTGGTTAGGATAGGGATATACCTAAACATCCTAGGCGTTACTTAGCGCTTTTTAGatacttaattttttttttgtaagaATACGGAAATTAGTTAATGAATTAGTATCACTTGAGATTCAGAAGCTTCTGGTGATGATTTAAAAGTCTTAGACTAGTAATTGGAAGACTGACATTGAGAATGTAAGAGTGATTTATAGAAATATACAAGTTGAAGTTAAAGACATACTTTTATTAATATGAAAATTTATATATGGTACTTCGTTATTCAAGTGCTAATCTTTTTATACTTTTATTGACTTTAATCGAAATAATAACGATGTTTCATAGTTTGCAACTGAAAATTAGTTTATGTGAAAACAAATTATTGTACAACTTGTTACGACATATACACTTGCATTTGAATGGTAAAATTACTAACATTACAACTAACACTTTTTTATTAACACTTTTCATAACAACGTATCAATTTTTAACAACAAACCGAAATAAAACTTTATAAAATTTCCGGTACTTGACTGCAATGGTTGCCTCAGTTGATTAAAGAGAAGAAAACTAATCttttggtcacaggttcgaatcccatgtgaggagaatttatgattatgcctcctgagtcagagtctgtcgcttaaCTGCGGTTTAACATGGTTCACGTGGCTTGCAGACTATTACGTGAACCCGTAGAGTTTACCCCGTACGCACCCAAAAgatagcggctgcgggttacctactATTCGGGTTACCTACAATTAAAAAAAATCCGGTACTTAAATATGAGAATTTATGAAATTTTGTTATTAAACAATTTATCATATTTTAACGTATTAGCATGGAGTTTCTAAAGAAAAAAACAAACAGACATGTATAAAAGGCAGATAATTTCTATAGTAACCAAAGTTTTcgtctttttttaaaaaaagtaataaataaatttaaattcaAACCGATTTCGGTTCAAATTCTCTCAACAGAGATATAAACATGAGATCAAATTTGGATGGCTTGGACCGAACTATTCATTCGTCCCAAATAGTATTAAAATAAGaactttatttttttaatatagttTATTAGATTTAATTTAAGATATTTTAAAATATGACAATAATGtaattattttcaatttttagtTTTATAGTAACAGAGTCCTAAAATATAATCAGACTGAAAATGATTGCATTTCTTAAATTCAAATCAAAAAACACATTCAAACATATAAAATAACAATAACCATTCATAAAATTTATTAAACTACAATTTTTTTTGTCAAGAATTTAAACTACAACTTAAATGAAAAACTATTtaaactgaatcatcaatttttTCGGATAAATTAAATCAACTTTCTTCTAGTCAAAACATCACCCGTAAATTATAAATTTAGATGAATATCATAGAATAAAAGAAAGAATTTTTATTAGAAATctgaaaaaatattaaaaaaattggaTCAAAATTTGTTGGTACAAATTTGGAGCCGTTGGAGAGGGCATTTTACAAATGTAAAGTGGATCTTATCATGCTTTCGATGACCTAAACAAAAATTTGACCGTGCCCTATAACCGGGGCTGGGGTAGTCTTGGCCCGTGTCTTGGCCCATTCGGGCTTCGATAGTCTCTAAATCTTtgtaaataaaattttgaaaccTTGGGGCCCAAGTATCAGCGTCAGATTTTATTAATCATTAAATTAAATTTCCTACTATGCGAAGGTTAAGGACGAATATAAATTTGACTATATTTAGGATACAGAGGCCATGCCTATATAATGGGTGCATACTCGCAAGTTAACATGTAATTATTGCTCTCTGCAAAACCCTTCTTTTTTCATCTTCATATTTTATAGTAAACTCTGTTCAAGGTAACAATCATGGTCTTTATCAAAACATTGTGGGATGATGTGCTTTTGAAGCTGGATGTTGATACAACTCGTACAACATTACCAGCACTCAAACAGGAGATTGGAAAGAAGTGGGTAATTCTACCCATGATTCAGCAGTTGTATCTTGGGCTGGATTATGGTCTCTGTTATatccaaaatttggcattgggtTGACTCGGGTCAAACGCGGGCTAATTGCAGTCAAACTCAGTGTTGCGTTGTGGAAGTAAGGACGCGTCCAAGCCTACAGGACGCGCCTACTAGGAAAGGGATATGTTACGAGACAAGAAGAGTGCATGGTCAAGGAAGGACGCGCCCCAGACTCTATGGACGCGTCAATGTTTATGAAAGTGCTTGGCAGGCGAGAGCTTATGGTGATGGACGCAGTAGGACGCGCCTACTTTAGCAATGACGCGTCATAGGAGGTGAAATGCTGTGCGTGATGGTTTAGAGGAGACGGTGCAAGTCTAATAAGGGTGAGGACGCGCCCTAATTTCTAGGACGCGTC is a genomic window containing:
- the LOC141711973 gene encoding putative UDP-arabinopyranose mutase 2, with the translated sequence MAAPSPTPLLKDELDIVIPTIRNLDFLEMWRPFFEQYHLIIVQDGDPSRTIKVPQGFDYELYNRNDINRILGPKASCISFKDSACRCFGYMVSKKKYIYTIDDDCFVAKDPSGKDINALEQHIKNLLSPSTPLFFNTLYDPYRDGADFVRGYPFSMREGVPTAVSHGLWLNIPDYDAPTQLVKPRERNTRYVDAVMTIPKGTLFPMCGMNLGFDRELIGPAMYFGLMGDGQPIGRYDDMWAGWCIKVICDHLGLGVKTGLPYIWHSKASNPFVNLKKEYKGIYWQEEIIPFFQAATLPKECTTVQQCYLELSKQVKAKLGKIDEYFIKLSDAMVTWIEAWDELNPSDAAAAADVKVKK